In Ipomoea triloba cultivar NCNSP0323 chromosome 7, ASM357664v1, a single genomic region encodes these proteins:
- the LOC116024680 gene encoding 40S ribosomal protein S9-2, with protein MVHVSFYRNYGKTFKKPRRPYEKERLDAELKLVGEYGLRCKRELWRVQYALSRIRNNARMLLTLDEKDPRRIFEGDALLRRMNRYGLLDESQNKLDYVLALTVENFLERRLQTLVFKAGMAKSIHHARVLIRQRHIRVGRQVVNVPSFMVRLDSQKHIDFSLTSPFGGGRPGRVKRKNQKAAAKKAAGGDGDEEDEE; from the exons ATGGGAAAACATTCAAAAAGCCTCGACGTCCATATGAGAAAGAGCGTTTGGATGCTGAGCTGAAGCTTGTTGGTGAATATGGGCTTAGGTGCAAGAGGGAGCTTTGGAGAGTTCAGTATGCTTTGAGCCGTATCAGGAATAATGCGAGAATGCTTCTGACTCTTGATGAGAAGGATCCACGCCGTATTTTTGAGGGTGATGCCCTCCTTAGGAGAATGAACAGGTATGGGTTGCTGGATGAGAGCCAGAACAAGCTCGATTATGTTCTTGCTCTCACTGTGGAAAATTTCCTTGAGCGCCGTCTCCAAACTCTAGTATTCAAGGCTGGTATGGCAAAGTCTATCCATCATGCAAGAGTTCTCATTAGGCAAAGGCACATCAG GGTTGGAAGACAGGTGGTGAATGTTCCATCCTTCATGGTCAGATTGGACTCCCAGAAGCACATTGATTTCTCGCTCACCAGTCCATTTGGCGGTGGTCGCCCTGGTAGAGTGAAGCGAAAGAACCAGAAGGCTGCAGCTAAGAAGGCAGCGGGTGGTGatggagatgaagaagatgaagagtga